One genomic segment of Amycolatopsis sp. WQ 127309 includes these proteins:
- a CDS encoding class I SAM-dependent methyltransferase, producing MTDRDSVTPSDVSCRVCGGQVEEFLDLGSQPVSQRFRTPEDTSGEFFFRLAVGHCTTCTMVQLVEEVPREEMFHEDYPFTSSGSRYMTEYFSGVARDFLETELAGDDPFIVEIGSNDGVMLGTIRDAGVRHLGFEPSGHPAEMARAAGIRVRGDFFEESTARETAAADGPADVIYSANTICHIPYLDSIFRGVDALLAPNGVFVFEDPYLGDIVAKRSFDQIYDEHFYLFSARSVRAAANRFGFDLVDVRRLPVHGGEVRYTIARLGARTPSAAVEALLAEEAERELTSPATLQTFAEGVLEIRTALVAKLTELRAAGARVVGYGATAKSATVLNFCGIGPDLVEYISDSTDAKQGLVTPGQRIPVRPPSDFAENRPDYALLFAWNHAEEIMAKEQEFVADGGKWLLYVPDVHVV from the coding sequence GTGACCGATCGGGACAGCGTTACCCCATCCGACGTCAGCTGCCGGGTGTGCGGCGGCCAGGTCGAGGAGTTCCTCGACCTGGGCAGCCAGCCCGTATCCCAGCGCTTCCGCACTCCGGAGGACACCTCCGGCGAGTTCTTCTTCCGGCTCGCCGTCGGCCACTGCACGACGTGCACGATGGTGCAGCTGGTCGAGGAGGTGCCGCGGGAGGAGATGTTCCACGAGGACTACCCGTTCACCTCGTCCGGCTCGCGGTACATGACCGAGTACTTCAGCGGCGTGGCCCGGGACTTCCTGGAGACCGAGCTGGCCGGCGACGACCCGTTCATCGTCGAGATCGGCAGCAACGACGGCGTCATGCTCGGGACCATCCGGGACGCCGGCGTCCGCCACCTCGGCTTCGAGCCGTCCGGTCACCCGGCCGAGATGGCCAGGGCGGCCGGCATCCGGGTGCGCGGCGACTTCTTCGAGGAGTCGACGGCCCGGGAGACGGCCGCGGCCGACGGGCCGGCCGACGTCATCTACTCGGCCAACACGATCTGCCACATCCCCTACCTGGACTCGATCTTCCGCGGCGTGGACGCGTTGCTCGCGCCGAACGGCGTGTTCGTCTTCGAGGACCCCTACCTCGGCGACATCGTCGCGAAGCGGTCGTTCGACCAGATCTACGACGAGCACTTCTACCTCTTCTCCGCGCGCTCGGTGCGGGCCGCGGCGAACCGGTTCGGTTTCGACCTCGTGGACGTGCGGCGGCTGCCGGTGCACGGCGGCGAGGTGCGCTACACGATCGCCCGGCTCGGCGCCCGCACGCCGTCGGCGGCGGTCGAGGCGCTGCTGGCGGAGGAGGCCGAGCGTGAGCTCACGTCCCCGGCGACGTTGCAGACGTTCGCCGAGGGCGTGCTGGAGATCCGGACCGCCCTCGTGGCGAAGCTGACCGAGCTGCGCGCCGCGGGCGCGCGCGTGGTCGGCTACGGCGCGACCGCGAAGAGCGCCACGGTGCTCAACTTCTGCGGCATCGGGCCGGACCTGGTCGAGTACATCAGCGACTCGACGGACGCGAAGCAGGGGCTCGTCACGCCGGGGCAGCGCATCCCGGTGCGGCCGCCGTCGGACTTCGCCGAGAACCGGCCCGACTACGCGCTGCTGTTCGCGTGGAACCACGCCGAGGAGATCATGGCCAAGGAGCAGGAGTTCGTCGCGGACGGCGGCAAGTGGCTGCTGTACGTGCCGGACGTGCACGTGGTCTGA
- a CDS encoding FAD-binding oxidoreductase — MPNRRDFLRLGVGAGAAAVLGTTAAAAASGAVSSGRGRAIDWKALRRHVAGDVVLPGEADYDRARVGASSQFDAIRPQAVAYCESSADVATVLRFAGDNALHLVPRSGGHSFGGYSNTTGVILDVSRMNRIQVNGATVTVGSGTQQIDALAALSPRGLMLAGGQCATVGVGGFLQGGGIGMLTRKAGLGADRMVGADVVLADGRKVRASQQENPDLFWALRGNGGGNYGVITSYELAPVPVTSMVNYTVAWPIDVAKQVIETWQPWAIGAPWDLAASLSVYTPDAAAVPSAVVAYGAWFGTQAALESLLDTLVAQVGVAPTARVVGQKAPRDAMLEWYGCSQLTTDQCHRVGYSSAGQMPRTNFYRTRNRMFGGPVPSVDAVLAAYEADPRPGQFKMLYFETLGGQAGVPDRRATAYVHRNSRMLCGYSVSLNNANYVAEDAAAGEQWLTGGFAALDRHSLGESYQNFIDPALPNWQAAYYAENYPKLVAVKRRYDPHRFFHFDRAIG, encoded by the coding sequence ATGCCAAACCGTCGGGACTTCCTACGACTGGGCGTAGGTGCCGGCGCGGCCGCGGTGCTCGGCACGACCGCGGCCGCGGCCGCGAGCGGCGCGGTGTCGTCCGGTCGCGGCCGGGCGATCGACTGGAAGGCGTTGCGTCGCCACGTCGCGGGCGACGTGGTCCTGCCGGGTGAAGCGGACTACGACCGGGCTCGCGTGGGGGCGAGCTCGCAGTTCGACGCGATCCGGCCGCAGGCGGTCGCGTACTGCGAGTCGAGCGCCGACGTGGCGACGGTCCTGCGCTTCGCCGGGGACAACGCGCTGCACCTGGTCCCGCGCAGTGGCGGGCACAGCTTCGGCGGCTACTCGAACACGACCGGGGTCATCCTGGACGTCTCCCGGATGAACAGAATCCAGGTCAACGGCGCCACCGTCACCGTCGGCTCGGGCACGCAGCAGATCGATGCGCTCGCGGCGCTGTCCCCGCGCGGGCTCATGCTCGCCGGCGGCCAGTGCGCGACGGTCGGGGTCGGCGGTTTCCTGCAGGGCGGCGGGATCGGGATGCTGACCCGCAAGGCGGGCCTCGGCGCCGACCGGATGGTCGGCGCCGACGTCGTGCTGGCCGACGGCCGGAAGGTGCGCGCGTCCCAGCAGGAGAACCCCGACCTGTTCTGGGCCCTGCGCGGCAACGGCGGCGGCAACTACGGGGTGATCACGAGCTACGAGCTCGCGCCCGTGCCGGTCACCTCGATGGTCAACTACACCGTCGCCTGGCCGATCGACGTGGCGAAGCAGGTCATCGAGACCTGGCAGCCGTGGGCGATCGGCGCGCCGTGGGACCTCGCCGCCTCGCTGTCGGTCTACACCCCCGACGCCGCGGCCGTGCCCTCGGCGGTGGTCGCCTACGGCGCGTGGTTCGGCACCCAGGCCGCGCTCGAGAGCCTGCTCGACACCCTCGTCGCGCAGGTCGGGGTCGCACCGACCGCCCGCGTCGTGGGCCAGAAGGCCCCCCGTGACGCGATGCTGGAGTGGTACGGCTGCAGCCAGCTGACCACCGACCAGTGCCACCGGGTCGGCTACTCGTCCGCGGGGCAGATGCCGCGGACGAACTTCTACCGCACCCGCAACCGGATGTTCGGCGGTCCGGTGCCCTCGGTGGACGCGGTGCTCGCGGCCTACGAGGCCGACCCGCGCCCCGGGCAGTTCAAGATGCTGTACTTCGAGACCCTCGGCGGCCAGGCCGGCGTCCCGGACCGGCGCGCGACCGCCTACGTCCACCGGAACAGCCGAATGCTGTGCGGCTACTCGGTTTCGCTGAACAACGCGAACTACGTCGCCGAGGACGCCGCGGCCGGCGAGCAGTGGCTCACCGGCGGCTTCGCCGCGCTGGACCGGCACTCCCTCGGTGAGAGCTACCAGAACTTCATCGACCCGGCGCTCCCGAACTGGCAGGCCGCCTACTACGCCGAGAACTACCCGAAGCTGGTCGCGGTCAAGCGGCGCTACGACCCGCACCGCTTCTTCCACTTCGACCGCGCCATCGGCTGA
- a CDS encoding SDR family NAD(P)-dependent oxidoreductase: MRTVPAWAASARREMRRAAPGCDAGRMTEFKGRTVLITGGGSGIGFATAKKLVDAGANVVLAGRRIEKIDAAAKDLDPSGERVLAVGTDVSRLDDLDELVEQIKRRFGRLDGIFANAGVAMAFSIPREFTEIEFDQIVGTNFKGAFYTIQKASALFDEAGGAVVVNGTVLVQHGMGLAMGLATAYSTTKAAVTNLARALAADLGSRGIRVNAVTPGFIDTEMFDELAPIDEVREICRRQVPIGRLGQADEVADAVTFLLSPRAAYITGQALGVDGGLGGSLPMSGAAA; this comes from the coding sequence ATGCGCACTGTTCCGGCGTGGGCGGCCAGCGCAAGGCGGGAGATGCGGCGTGCGGCGCCGGGGTGTGACGCTGGCCGCATGACTGAGTTCAAGGGCAGGACAGTTCTCATCACCGGCGGTGGGAGCGGCATCGGTTTTGCCACCGCGAAAAAACTTGTCGACGCGGGCGCGAACGTGGTGCTCGCCGGGCGGCGCATCGAGAAGATCGATGCTGCGGCAAAGGATCTGGACCCCAGCGGTGAGCGGGTCCTCGCCGTGGGCACCGACGTGTCCCGGCTGGACGACCTGGACGAGCTGGTCGAGCAGATCAAGCGTCGTTTCGGCCGGCTGGACGGCATCTTCGCCAACGCGGGAGTGGCCATGGCCTTCTCCATCCCGCGGGAGTTCACCGAGATCGAGTTCGATCAGATCGTCGGGACGAACTTCAAGGGCGCCTTCTACACGATCCAGAAGGCCTCGGCCCTCTTCGACGAGGCCGGCGGCGCCGTCGTGGTCAACGGCACCGTCCTCGTGCAGCACGGCATGGGGCTGGCCATGGGGCTGGCGACGGCCTACTCCACGACGAAGGCCGCCGTGACCAACCTGGCCCGCGCCCTCGCCGCCGACCTCGGCAGCCGGGGGATCCGGGTCAACGCGGTCACCCCCGGGTTCATCGACACGGAGATGTTCGACGAGCTCGCCCCGATCGACGAGGTGCGGGAGATCTGCCGCCGCCAGGTCCCGATCGGCCGGCTCGGCCAGGCCGACGAGGTCGCCGACGCGGTGACCTTCCTGCTGTCGCCGCGCGCGGCGTACATCACCGGGCAGGCGCTCGGGGTCGACGGTGGCCTCGGTGGCTCCCTGCCGATGAGTGGCGCCGCGGCCTGA
- a CDS encoding cytochrome P450, with protein sequence MENRCPALDPSGRDIHGQADELRTQGSAVQVKLPGDVLVWSVNSHDVIKKLLTDPNVTKSARNHWPAFTNGELRPDWELISWVAMDNVSTTYGRDHHRLRRLIGKAFTSRRTEEIRPHVENLATVLLDALAAVPPGEVVDLKERFAYPLPGMLVADLIGMSEEARVAAAKVLDVMLDTTITPEQAQGVLVGWRTAIADLVALKRVEPGADITSDLIAARDEDGSRLSEQELADTIFAILGAGSETTINFFDKAITLLLSHPEQLELVKSGEADWDAVIDEVLRLESPIANLPLRYAVEDIDLGDVVIPKGDPILVNYAAIGRDPELHGESRCTFDIAREDKEHLSFGYGPHYCLGAGIARMVAKVGLSALFDRFPALTLAVSAEELPPLPTFIMNGHRTLPVRLTAVASTAAEAA encoded by the coding sequence ATGGAAAATCGCTGCCCCGCCTTGGATCCGAGCGGCCGTGACATCCACGGCCAGGCCGACGAGCTGCGCACGCAGGGCTCCGCCGTCCAGGTGAAGCTGCCCGGCGACGTGCTCGTCTGGTCGGTCAACAGCCACGACGTCATCAAGAAGCTGCTGACCGACCCGAACGTCACCAAGAGCGCCCGCAACCACTGGCCGGCGTTCACCAACGGGGAGCTCCGCCCGGACTGGGAACTGATCAGCTGGGTGGCGATGGACAACGTCTCCACCACCTACGGCCGCGACCACCACCGGCTGCGCCGGCTGATCGGCAAGGCGTTCACCTCCCGGCGGACCGAAGAGATCCGCCCGCACGTGGAGAACCTGGCGACCGTGCTGCTGGACGCGCTGGCCGCGGTGCCGCCCGGCGAGGTGGTGGACCTCAAGGAGCGGTTCGCCTACCCGCTGCCCGGCATGCTGGTCGCCGACCTGATCGGGATGTCCGAGGAGGCCCGGGTCGCGGCCGCGAAGGTCCTCGACGTCATGCTGGACACCACGATCACCCCGGAGCAGGCGCAGGGCGTCCTGGTGGGCTGGCGCACCGCGATCGCCGACCTGGTCGCGCTCAAGCGCGTCGAGCCGGGCGCGGACATCACCAGCGACCTGATCGCCGCCCGCGACGAGGACGGCTCCCGGCTGTCCGAGCAGGAGCTCGCCGACACGATCTTCGCCATCCTCGGCGCCGGCTCGGAGACCACGATCAACTTCTTCGACAAGGCGATCACGCTGCTGCTCAGCCACCCGGAGCAGCTCGAGCTGGTCAAGTCCGGCGAGGCCGACTGGGACGCCGTCATCGACGAGGTGCTGCGGCTGGAGTCGCCCATCGCGAACCTCCCGCTGCGCTACGCCGTCGAGGACATCGACCTGGGCGACGTCGTCATCCCGAAGGGCGACCCGATCCTGGTCAACTACGCCGCGATCGGCCGCGACCCGGAGCTGCACGGCGAGTCGCGCTGCACGTTCGACATCGCCCGCGAGGACAAGGAGCACCTGTCCTTCGGCTACGGCCCGCACTACTGCCTGGGCGCGGGCATCGCCCGGATGGTGGCCAAGGTCGGCCTGTCCGCGCTGTTCGACCGCTTCCCGGCACTGACCCTCGCCGTGTCCGCCGAGGAGCTGCCCCCGCTCCCGACGTTCATCATGAACGGCCACCGCACCCTCCCGGTCCGCCTGACCGCGGTCGCGAGCACCGCCGCCGAAGCCGCCTGA
- a CDS encoding maleylpyruvate isomerase N-terminal domain-containing protein, with amino-acid sequence MTASRPVPAPDFVGYPEVRRGVRALLEARPGTHLRPVPACREWTVTDLVAHVVEIAERVLGHGGTPPPAPSVPALLDRWDDVGEQLDRRLAAADGRSGEIMVMDAYTHELDLRAALDVPPPAEHLAWAPSFEVLVRGFSGAVSARGLPALRLRTTGGSEWTAGRGRVAGTLTAPAHDLYRALAGRRSPAQLAAFEWTGDPARWLPAFTWGPFVPPAYPGV; translated from the coding sequence GTGACAGCGAGTCGGCCGGTTCCGGCCCCGGACTTCGTGGGCTACCCGGAGGTGCGGCGCGGCGTCCGCGCGCTGCTGGAGGCGCGGCCCGGCACCCACCTGCGCCCGGTGCCCGCGTGCCGGGAGTGGACCGTCACGGACCTGGTCGCCCACGTCGTGGAGATCGCCGAGCGCGTCCTCGGCCATGGCGGTACTCCGCCGCCCGCGCCGAGCGTCCCGGCCCTGCTCGACCGCTGGGACGACGTCGGCGAGCAGCTCGACCGCCGGCTCGCGGCGGCAGACGGGCGCAGTGGCGAGATCATGGTGATGGACGCGTACACCCACGAGCTGGACCTGCGCGCGGCGCTGGACGTGCCGCCGCCGGCGGAGCACCTGGCGTGGGCGCCGAGCTTCGAGGTGCTGGTCAGGGGCTTTTCCGGCGCCGTGTCGGCCCGCGGCCTCCCGGCGCTGCGGCTGCGCACGACCGGCGGTTCGGAGTGGACGGCCGGGCGCGGCCGGGTGGCCGGGACGCTGACGGCACCGGCGCACGACCTCTACCGCGCACTGGCCGGCCGCCGGTCGCCCGCGCAGCTGGCGGCGTTCGAGTGGACCGGTGACCCGGCGCGGTGGCTCCCGGCCTTCACCTGGGGCCCGTTCGTGCCGCCCGCGTACCCCGGGGTGTAG